The following coding sequences are from one Natrarchaeobaculum sulfurireducens window:
- the phnC gene encoding phosphonate ABC transporter ATP-binding protein: protein MLEVTDLRKVYATGDEALHGVSTTVDGNEIVAMIGPSGAGKSTFIRCINRLTEPTEGEIRLDGTELTALDAGEMKAARRNIGMVFQEYNLVERLTVMENVLSGRLGYVSNWAALRRTFPQKDVEMAYDVLETVGLGGMENKRADELSGGQRQRVGIARAVVQEPTILLADEPTSSLDPETSHAVMELLTEIAAKRDIPILINIHEVHLAVEYADRILGLHDGSLVFDGPTTDLDDNAKDVIYRGETIAGDSSLSVVSESDTVTDESDREQSAVTGD, encoded by the coding sequence ATGCTCGAAGTCACTGACCTACGGAAAGTGTACGCGACGGGAGACGAGGCGCTGCACGGCGTCTCGACGACCGTTGACGGAAACGAGATCGTCGCCATGATCGGTCCAAGTGGGGCCGGGAAGTCGACGTTCATCCGCTGTATCAATCGGTTGACCGAACCAACCGAGGGCGAGATCAGACTCGACGGCACCGAACTGACCGCCCTCGACGCGGGAGAAATGAAAGCGGCGCGTCGAAACATCGGGATGGTGTTCCAAGAATACAACCTCGTCGAACGGCTCACCGTAATGGAGAACGTCCTCTCGGGGCGGCTGGGCTACGTCTCGAACTGGGCCGCTTTGCGTCGAACGTTCCCTCAGAAGGACGTCGAAATGGCCTACGACGTCCTCGAGACGGTTGGGCTCGGCGGGATGGAGAACAAGCGGGCGGACGAACTTTCCGGCGGCCAGCGCCAGCGTGTCGGCATCGCCCGCGCCGTCGTTCAAGAGCCGACGATCTTACTCGCCGACGAACCGACCAGCAGTCTCGACCCGGAAACCTCCCACGCTGTGATGGAACTGCTCACGGAGATCGCAGCCAAACGTGACATTCCGATTCTGATCAACATCCACGAGGTCCACCTGGCCGTCGAATACGCCGATCGAATCCTCGGCCTACACGACGGTTCGCTCGTCTTCGACGGCCCGACGACCGATCTCGACGACAACGCCAAAGACGTCATCTATCGCGGTGAAACAATTGCCGGTGACTCATCGCTCAGCGTCGTCTCCGAATCCGATACGGTGACCGACGAGAGCGACCGCGAACAGTCAGCGGTTACGGGTGACTGA